One Dysidea avara chromosome 7, odDysAvar1.4, whole genome shotgun sequence genomic region harbors:
- the LOC136260488 gene encoding uncharacterized protein, which yields MLEFWLDRQPKATWSQLITALRAPNIKLNSAAFDIEKMLVSSTEESSFDKHPEQPLSEQPQSSSQVALTFSPGQDIDNAFIRLSVTIKRMIESTRFSDLRGACLEKATSPKSFMSSNVVHKIEEAKTFDTLYTMLTKSQYWNFLDTRMMEAMVNASMIPAAHESLENFKKAFFDMKLSEVVPDFVPVIPLKPGHTTMEETLDKNPKQLTIFELHKHRFYLETELLETGTDTLGYRKIRVGSVIITWQIHVAHVYQAYLSLNKKRSQLPSYGITSLSIPIMSMWEGLSFLWRGQEVDQIGPIEASVDHVRQEPHPLPYGLQWTNLNSENVNEIVALKGHGSDAEDLRRHLQWLMSHPLFDANFLFGVRMLYNNELVSVAYSTPCHINVGGRQIRMIQLRYIGVEHGQSTQLYNAVIKEIMRRANLIGIYQATIDQFSPMIVKPVAIFNGWYCFSQFASLTYNSPRTSGLRKMKPADVPKAFALTNQYVSQFEIGQFFKSKNEFSHYFLYQGQRMAYVVEDPITHKITDMFVFKLQAAMALVGVIAIIASKTPARQLLTDLLICAKQENFAMVSTHQFGLGEENFKNLFEPVNQYEYWHIYNYRYNEVTEESCCVFTDI from the exons ATGTTGGAGTTTTGGCTTGATAGACAACCTAAGGCAACTTGGAGCCAATTAATAACTGCTCTAAGAGCTCCAAATATTAAATTGAATAGTGCAGCATTTGACATTGAGAAAATGTTAGTATCCTCAACTGAAG AATCATCATTTGATAAACACCCAGAGCAACCACTATCAGAACAACCACAGTCATCTTCACAAGTTGCCCTAACATTTTCTCCTGGCCAGGACATCGATAATGCATTTATAAGACTATCTGTTACTATCAAAAGAATGATTGAAAGCACCAGATTCTCTGATCTTCGTGGTGCCTGCTTGGAAAAGGCAACATCTCCAAAAAGTTTCATGTCTAGCAACGTTGTTCATAAAATTGAAGAAGCTAAGACCTTTGATACTCTTTATACCATGTTGACTAAATCACAATACTGGAACTTCTTGGATACTAGAATGATGGAAGCCATGGTGAATGCATCTATGATACCTGCAGCACATGAATCACTGGAAAATTTCAAGAAAGCATTTTTTGACATGAAACTTAGTGAAGTGGTGCCTGACTTTGTCCCTGTGATACCATTAAAGCCAGGACACACTACCATGGAGGAAACTCTAGATAAAAATCCAAAACAGCTTACTATTTTTGAATTACACAAGCATCGCTTCTACCTGGAGACTGAACTGCTTGAAACAGGTACTGACACACTAGGATACCGCAAGATCAGAGTGGGATCAGTTATTATTACTTGGCAGATTCATGTCGCTCATGTTTATCAAGCATACTTATCACTGAATAAAAAGCGTTCTCAACTTCCATCGTATGGAATCACTTCCTTATCAATCCCAATAATGAGTATGTGGGAAGGGCTTTCATTTTTATGGCGTGGACAAGAGGTGGATCAGATTGGTCCTATCGAGGCATCAGTTGACCATGTGAGACAGGAACCACATCCCTTACCTTATGGGCTACAATGGACAAACCTAAATTCTGAAAATGTTAATGAAATTGTGGCACTTAAAGGTCATGGTAGTGATGCAGAAGACCTCCGTAGGCACTTACAGTGGTTAATGTCACATCCTCTGTTTGACGCAAACTTCTTATTTGGTGTTAGAATGTTATATAACAATGAACTAGTGAGTGTGGCTTATAGTACTCCATGTCACATAAATGTTGGAGGAAGGCAAATACGAATGATACAGCTGCGATACATAGGGGTAGAACATGGCCAGAGTACCCAACTTTACAATGCAGTTATCAAAGAAATTATGAGGAGAGCTAATCTGATTGGAATATACCAGGCCACAATCGATCAGTTCTCACCCATGATTGTGAAACCTGTAGCCATTTTCAATGGTTGGTATTGTTTTTCACAGTTTGCCTCTCTTACTTATAATTCACCCAGAACAAGTGGTTTGAGAAAGATGAAACCAGCAGATGTTCCTAAGGCCTTTGCACTTACCAACCAGTATGTGTCACAGTTTGAGATTGGACAATTCTTCAAAAGTAAAAATGAGTTCTCACACTACTTCTTATATCAAGGTCAAAGGATGGCGTATGTTGTTGAGGATCCCATCACCCATAAAATAACCGACATGTTTGTGTTTAAATTGCAAGCAGCAATGGCGTTAGTGGGAGTTATTGCCATAATAGCTAGCAAGACGCCAGCCAGACAACTATTAACTGACTTACTTATATGTGCCAAGCAAGAAAATTTTGCAATGGTTAGCACTCACCAGTTTGGTCTTGGAGAGGAGAATTTTAAGAACCTATTTGAACCAGTTAATCAATATGAATACTGGCACATTTACAACTATAGATATAATGAAGTAACTGAAGAAAGCTGTTGTGTGTTTACAGACATATAG